The Leptospira selangorensis sequence TCCAAACCCAGAATATAAAGAATGCAAGTCCTGCTAAAGGATAGTATCTAATAAAGTTCATAGAAAGTTGGAATAGTCCGAAATTCCGAACACATTCCCAACCGAAATCACAAGCGTTGATTGCCATTTTTCCTCCGATCTCTGTATTCAGTTTACGGCGGATCCTAAAAGAAATCGTCCTCCCCGATCGGGGTGGAATAAAATATACGTCCAGACCGATCGAAACGGACTATTTGGACTTACTTTTACGGATTTTATTTCTGTATTCGGAAGGTGTAAATCCGGTCTCCTTTCGGAAAACCTCGTTAAAAGCGGATTTGGAGCCAAATCCTGAAGAATAGGCGATAGATAATAAAACTTCCTGAGGATCTGATTCTATTTTCTTTTTAGCTTCTTCAACCCTGTATTCATTCAATAATTGAAAGAAATTTTTTCCAATCTCGTTGTTCAGGTATTCTGAAAGTTGGTGAGTGCTGATCTCTAATTTGCCTGCCAAAAATCCGAGAGTCAGATCTTCTTTTAAGAATACCTTCTCCTTTTGGAATAGGCTTTCTAAACTTTGTTTTATATTCTCTAGGTCTAAGCCGCCAAGTTGAGTGGCTCTGTATTTTTTTTCTTCTTCTACAACTCTTTGGACTTCTAAGAAAAATTCAGGAAATCCCTGGCGTAGTATATACAAAGCGCATAAGAATATCCCGATTAGAGAACCGACACCTTCTAATCCTCTGATAGATCCAATAGATACGGAGACGAATCCGTATAATATAATGATTAAGATACAAATGCTTACTCCTAAGATCGTAAGCATCCTCGGATCTTTGTAAATTACCGAAAGTCTGAATCCCCAAA is a genomic window containing:
- a CDS encoding helix-turn-helix domain-containing protein, yielding MNEFGTQSYTSLFLAFSIGLAFLFSLGEIFSSPRGEKQNLLAIIFFLVGIFLTHAFLLTCKVIIYYPGLYLTHLPVSGLMGPFIERYLLLAMGNTPESKKIFYLKMLPALAIFLWMSPFYFSGGPEKIEVLKSLLQTGLPLFLKIPVLSTMGVMFVFLLSTFFRLFWGFRLSVIYKDPRMLTILGVSICILIIILYGFVSVSIGSIRGLEGVGSLIGIFLCALYILRQGFPEFFLEVQRVVEEEKKYRATQLGGLDLENIKQSLESLFQKEKVFLKEDLTLGFLAGKLEISTHQLSEYLNNEIGKNFFQLLNEYRVEEAKKKIESDPQEVLLSIAYSSGFGSKSAFNEVFRKETGFTPSEYRNKIRKSKSK